The following proteins come from a genomic window of Malus domestica chromosome 02, GDT2T_hap1:
- the LOC139190688 gene encoding probable pre-mRNA-splicing factor ATP-dependent RNA helicase DEAH6, whose translation MASKSSTVVKSIEEKLKEDRKTLAIQYYRCQLLETVERFQVVIVAGEFGCGKTTQIPQYLHQAGYTKTGKKNIACVEPRRAAAICAAAAVSQDMGVELGREVGYCINHDDCTTKETVLKYITDGMLVQEWLGRQDLLASYGVVMVDEAHERTLVSDYYDVFALVKRVARARRDLKLVIVLSESGSTSDPEKLSDYFDKAPIIRIPHRQYRCS comes from the coding sequence ATGGCATCAAAATCTTCTACGGTGGTGAAATCAATTGAGGAGAAGCTCAAGGAGGACAGAAAAACTTTAGCTATCCAGTACTACCGCTGTCAGCTTCTTGAAACGGTTGAAAGATTTCAGGTTGTGATCGTTGCTGGCGAATTTGGATGTGGAAAAACTACGCAGATACCGCAATACCTACACCAGGCCGGGTACACAAAGACCGGTAAGAAAAACATAGCGTGTGTAGAGCCACGGCGAGCTGCTGCTATTTGTGCTGCTGCCGCGGTTTCTCAAGACATGGGGGTCGAACTTGGACGTGAAGTAGGCTACTGCATTAATCATGACGACTGCACAACCAAAGAGACTGTCTTGAAGTACATCACGGACGGAATGCTGGTACAAGAATGGCTTGGCCGGCAAGACTTGTTGGCGAGCTACGGCGTGGTGATGGTTGACGAGGCGCACGAGAGAACGCTGGTAAGTGATTACTATGATGTGTTTGCATTAGTGAAGCGTGTTGCTCGAGCTCGACGTGATCTTAAACTTGTTATTGTGTTGAGTGAAAGTGGAAGTACGAGTGATCCTGAGAAGCTGAGTGATTATTTTGATAAGGCTCCGATAATCAGAATTCCACACAGGCAGTATCGTTGTTCTTAA
- the LOC103453137 gene encoding pre-mRNA-splicing factor ATP-dependent RNA helicase DEAH1-like translates to MARRSTLKNWVSDMLMEFLGYSNIVVVRFVIQLAKQATSPDGVMDKLVDFGLPSTNETGAFSKEIFARLRGKALLKKKREVARLVRKLQRTYDEIIDVDNDDYESMKSDSRKKRYRKRVRSEVEEDREADIARVKEERPVKRRIWIVEGHDGSPFEEEETLRDQREREELERNIREKDAAAPTRLLKQNEAKEAFRRTNADIEALRRVSRQEYLKKREQKKLEEIMEDLEDENCLFRGLKLTEAEDRDLSYKKQILEIAKKKSVLERDESGNEYMIPEAYDDQECGIDQKKRFSVATQRYGELNGGDKINPFAEQKAWEDQQIEKATWNFGSKDKNRSMSADEYEFVFGDLIDFVKASKLQEERKTLPVFSYRDELLRAVEKYQVLVIVGETGSGKTTQIPQYLHEAGYTKHGKIGCTQPRRVAAMSVAARVSQEMGVKLGHEVGYSIRFEDCTSEKTVMKYMTDGMLLREFLGEPDLASYSVLMVDEAHERTLSTDILFGLVKDIARFRPDFKLLISSATLDAKKFSDYFDYCPILYIPGRRHPVDIFYTKEPQADYLDAAIATALQIHVTEPSGDIMIFLTGQEEIEAAAEVLKQKTEGLGTKIGELIICPIFANLPTELQAKVFEPTPSGARKIVLATNIAETSLTIDGIKYVIDPGYCKMKSYNPRTGMESLQVTPISKASARQRAGRSGRTSPGKCFRLYTAYSSQHDFEDNTIPEIQRTNLANVVLTLKCLGIHDLLHFDFIDAPPTEGLIKALELLFALAALNKFGELTKVGRQMAEFPLDPKLSKMIVASGKYKCSDEVISIAAMLSVGNSVFLRPKNKQTYADNARMWFQTGNVGDHVALLNVYNEWKETNYSTEWCSENYIQARSMKRARDIREQLERLLGRVEIELISNPDDLTPIKKAIASGFFPHVASSMKNGRYRTIKYPQTAYIHPSSGLARESPSCVLYHEMVLTTKEYMRCVTEIEPKWLLDVAPHYYQVKHVKNSGSKSSLAEEGGPNRTDNFLGSKTFPLPTPRLQTY, encoded by the exons ATGGCGAGGCGTAGCACTCTGAAGAATTGGGTGTCTGATATGTTAATGGAGTTTCTCGGATATTCTAACATCGTAGTTGTTCGGTTCGTTATTCAACTCGCTAAGCAAGCAACATCGCCGGATGGTGTGATGGACAAGCTCGTCGATTTTGGACTGCCATCCACGAATGAAACGGGCGCTTTTTCGAAAGaaatcttcgctagattgcgcGGCAAGGCATTATTGAAAAAGAAGAGGGAAGTTGCCAGGCTGGTGAGGAAGCTGCAGAGAACATATGATGAGATCATAGATGTGGACAACGATGATTATGAGTCCATGAAGTCGGATTCGAGGAAGAAACGGTATAGGAAGAGGGTGCGGAGTGAAGTAGAAGAAGATCGCGAGGCAGATATTGCGAGAGTGAAAGAAGAGAGACCGGTTAAAAGACGAATATGGATAGTAGAAGGCCACGATGGTTCGCcgtttgaagaagaagaaacattgCGTGATCAGCGAGAGAGGGAGGAGTTGGAGAGAAACATAAGGGAGAAGGATGCAGCAGCCCCAACAAGGTTGTTAAAACAGAACGAGGCAAAGGAGGCGTTTCGGAGAACCAATGCTGATATCGAAGCTTTAAGAAGAGTTTCAAGACAAGAGTATCTAAAGAAACGGGAGCAAAAGAAATTGGAGGAAATTATGGAAGATTTAGAAGATGAGAATTGCTTATTCAGAGGTCTGAAGCTGACCGAAGCTGAAGACCGTGACTTGAGttacaagaaacaaatattAGAGATTGCGAAGAAAAAGTCAGTGCTAGAAAGGGATGAGAGTGGCAATGAGTACATGATCCCGGAAGCCTATGATGATCAGGAGTGCGGCATTGATCAGAAAAAGAGATTTTCTGTGGCTACTCAACGCTACGGGGAACTGAATGGCGGAGATAAAATCAACCCGTTTGCAGAACAGAAAGCTTGGGAGGATCAGCAAATTGAAAAGGCAACATGGAATTTCGGATCCAAAGACAAAAATAGGTCAATGTCTGCTGATGAGTACGAATTTGTATTTGGAGACCTGATTGATTTTGTCAAGGCATCC AAGCTGCAGGAGGAGAGAAAAACATTACCAGTCTTCTCCTATCGCGATGAATTGCTCCGAGCAGTTGAAAAATATCAGGTTCTTGTTATCGTTGGTGAAACTGGGTCCGGGAAAACCACACAGATACCCCAATATCTGCATGAGGCAGGATACACGAAGCATGGAAAGATTGGATGCACGCAGCCACGGCGAGTTGCTGCTATGAGTGTTGCTGCCAGGGTTTCTCAAGAAATGGGAGTCAAACTCGGCCATGAGGTAGGTTATTCTATTCGTTTTGAAGATTGCACATCTGAAAAAACTGTTATGAAATATATGACTGATGGAATGTTGTTGCGTGAATTTCTCGGCGAACCAGATTTGGCAAGCTATAGTGTGCTGATGGTGGACGAGGCACATGAAAGAACGCTATCGACAGATATTCTGTTCGGATTAGTTAAAGACATTGCACGATTTAGACCTGATTTTAAACTCCTCATCTCAAGTGCAACTCTTGATGCTAAGAAGTTCAGCGATTACTTTGATTATTGCCCGATTTTATATATTCCAGGAAGGCGGCATCCTGTCGATATATTCTACACAAAGGAACCACAAGCTGATTATTTAGATGCAGCAATTGCTACTGCACTTCAAATCCATGTGACAGAACCATCTGGCGATATAATGATCTTTCTCACTGGTCAGGAAGAAATTGAAGCAGCGGCCGAAGTGTTGAAACAGAAGACAGAAGGCCTTGGGACAAAAATTGGTGAGCTGATTATCTGTCCCATATTTGCAAACCTACCTACTGAGTTGCAAGCGAAGGTTTTCGAGCCCACGCCTTCAGGGGCTAGGAAGATTGTCCTGGCCACAAACATAGCAGAAACTTCGCTGACAATAGACGGGATCAAATATGTCATTGACCCTGGATATTGCAAGATGAAGAGTTATAATCCGAGGACTGGGATGGAGTCATTGCAAGTCACTCCCATCTCGAAAGCATCGGCAAGACAAAGGGCAGGTCGATCTGGTCGAACAAGCCCTGGGAAATGCTTCAGGTTATACACAGCTTACAGTTCCCAGCATGATTTTGAAGATAACACAATACCAGAAATACAACGGACTAACCTTGCGAATGTCGTGCTTACGCTGAAGTGTCTCGGTATCCATGACTTGTTACATTTCGATTTCATAGATGCTCCACCTACTGAAGGATTGATAAAGGCGCTTGAACTGCTGTTTGCCCTAGCTGCATTGAACAAATTTGGTGAGCTGACTAAGGTCGGTAGGCAGATGGCAGAGTTTCCTCTTGATCCGAAGCTATCTAAGATGATAGTTGCTTCCGGCAAGTACAAGTGCTCGGACGAGGTTATTTCAATCGCTGCTATGCTTTCTGTTGGTAACTCAGTTTTTCTCCGCCCGaagaacaaacaaacatacGCTGACAATGCGCGAATGTGGTTTCAAACCGGGAATGTGGGAGATCACGTTGCTTTGCTTAATGTGTACAATGAATGGAAGGAGACAAATTACTCAACAGAATGGTGTTCTGAAAACTACATACAGGCGAGGAGCATGAAACGAGCAAGAGATATCCGGGAACAACTTGAACGGCTCTTGGGGCGGGTTGAGATCGAATTAATCTCAAATCCCGATGATCTAACGCCTATAAAGAAGGCCATTGCATCCGGTTTCTTCCCCCACGTTGCAAGCTCCATGAAGAATGGACGTTATAGAACAATCAAATATCCACAGACCGCCTACATCCACCCGAGCTCAGGGCTAGCGCGGGAGTCACCGAGCTGCGTTTTATACCACGAAATGGTGCTCACAACGAAAGAATACATGAGATGTGTAACGGAAATAGAGCCGAAGTGGCTGCTGGATGTGGCTCCGCATTATTACCAGGTGAAGCATGTTAAGAACTCGGGTTCGAAGAGCAGCCTCGCAGAGGAGGGCGGGCCGAACAGGACCGACAACTTTCTGGGTTCAAAGACTTTTCCTCTGCCAACCCCTAGGCTTCAAACTTACTAA